The Leadbettera azotonutricia ZAS-9 genome has a window encoding:
- a CDS encoding ThuA domain-containing protein, translating into MINVTIYNEFVHETTHESVRAIYPQGIHGTIKAFLEKDSAIGKIRCATLADHREALSQEVLDDTDVLVWWGHMAHDKVDDAVVAKVIRRVLDGMGFIVLHSGHASKPFQRLLGTDTPLLRWREAGEKVRLWNIAKNHPITQGLGESWVIPHDETYGEPFGIPNPDELIFISWFQGGEVFRSGATWRRGEGKIFYFQNGHETFPIYHQKEVQLVITNAVKWANPCQRHCAVDRGKGNDAPFEKYELEDGSFTPVTRH; encoded by the coding sequence ATGATCAATGTTACGATTTACAATGAATTTGTCCACGAAACCACCCATGAGTCGGTACGGGCAATTTATCCCCAGGGCATACACGGAACCATCAAGGCCTTTCTGGAGAAAGACAGCGCCATTGGGAAAATCCGCTGCGCCACCCTTGCGGATCACCGCGAAGCCCTGAGCCAGGAAGTCCTGGACGACACCGATGTGCTGGTTTGGTGGGGGCATATGGCGCATGACAAAGTCGATGACGCAGTGGTTGCGAAAGTGATACGCCGCGTGCTTGATGGCATGGGCTTCATCGTCCTCCATTCAGGCCATGCCTCAAAACCCTTCCAGCGCCTTTTGGGCACCGACACCCCCCTTCTCCGCTGGAGGGAAGCAGGCGAAAAAGTCAGGCTCTGGAACATAGCCAAGAATCACCCCATCACCCAGGGCCTTGGCGAATCCTGGGTAATTCCTCATGACGAAACCTACGGCGAGCCCTTCGGCATTCCCAATCCCGACGAGCTCATCTTTATCTCCTGGTTCCAGGGGGGCGAAGTTTTCCGCAGCGGGGCTACATGGCGCCGTGGGGAAGGCAAAATCTTCTATTTCCAAAACGGCCATGAAACCTTCCCGATTTACCATCAGAAAGAAGTTCAGCTGGTCATTACCAATGCGGTTAAATGGGCCAACCCGTGCCAGCGCCATTGCGCTGTAGACCGGGGCAAGGGCAACGACGCCCCCTTTGAGAAATACGAGCTTGAGGATGGCAGTTTTACCCCGGTTACCCGCCACTAA
- a CDS encoding methyl-accepting chemotaxis protein — protein sequence MNKINIFQKITIKSRLLIFSIVLFLLIAGGIIGAFFLAMGQIVRSNADQELTRLLETKRLSLEASIESELVIALKMADSPLIARFFLDPYNPELETIAMEEFAGYRRAFGSGSIFWINDQDKKYYLGDTAEYVLDPTEPESAWYSPTLNMHDEYEFFVDYERSLQKTVLWVNVPVRVQGKPIGIVGTGIEIGDFIDTIYADLAPEVSLYLFNNSLEITGARDSRLIVDKVQLGTHLKSEGPLILDAIGKLRGTEISTLNLGQETIALGRIPLLNWHAVAFMPITRAMYFESSMTLVFAAMLVVVLLIFVIVNFFIVSSLKPLKHTMEVLKQISADWDLTRQLAINSGDEFGELAEFFNITFGKIRELLTVIRNKAGSLSDTGADLASNMIETAAAINEITANIQSMEDRAVSQSSGVTKTTSAMERIMVSIGQLNEHILAQSDSVSQSSSAIEEMLANIRSVAETLVKNSENVNSLAESANVGRNDLQKVSEDIQEIARESEGLLEINSVIDNIASQTNLLSMNAAIEAAHAGESGKGFAVVADEIRKLAESSSEQSKTISTVLKKIKSSIDSITQSTNVVIKRFEVIEKEVRIVSDQEAGIRGAMEEQETGSRQILEAVSKLNELTAKVKQGSEEMTAEGQGVMRQSKDLEGIAAEMANGMEEMAKGAEQINIAVVQVNEISGENKTNIDALNTEVSKFKVG from the coding sequence ATGAATAAAATCAACATTTTCCAAAAAATAACCATAAAAAGCAGGCTTCTGATATTTTCCATTGTGCTCTTTTTGCTTATCGCAGGGGGCATAATCGGGGCATTTTTCCTGGCTATGGGGCAGATTGTACGGAGCAATGCGGATCAGGAACTGACACGGCTCCTGGAAACCAAGCGGCTCAGCCTTGAGGCGTCCATAGAAAGCGAATTGGTCATAGCCCTTAAAATGGCGGATTCCCCCCTGATAGCCCGCTTTTTCCTTGACCCGTATAATCCGGAGCTGGAAACCATTGCCATGGAAGAATTCGCCGGATATCGCAGGGCCTTTGGGAGCGGCAGCATCTTCTGGATCAACGATCAGGATAAAAAGTACTACCTTGGCGATACCGCCGAATATGTGCTGGACCCTACCGAGCCGGAATCAGCCTGGTACAGTCCAACCCTGAACATGCACGATGAGTATGAATTCTTTGTTGATTATGAAAGGTCCCTGCAAAAAACTGTTTTGTGGGTCAACGTGCCGGTCCGCGTCCAGGGGAAGCCTATCGGCATTGTGGGGACAGGCATTGAAATAGGGGATTTCATCGATACAATCTATGCGGATCTTGCCCCCGAGGTAAGCCTCTACCTGTTTAACAATAGCCTGGAAATTACCGGCGCCCGGGACAGCCGGCTTATTGTCGATAAGGTACAGCTGGGGACCCACCTTAAATCCGAAGGGCCACTGATCCTTGACGCCATAGGAAAACTGCGGGGTACGGAAATCAGCACCCTCAACCTGGGGCAGGAAACAATCGCCCTGGGCAGGATTCCCCTGCTCAATTGGCATGCTGTCGCTTTTATGCCGATAACCCGGGCTATGTATTTTGAATCCTCAATGACGCTGGTTTTTGCCGCCATGCTGGTGGTAGTCTTATTGATATTTGTCATAGTCAATTTTTTCATCGTGAGCTCTCTCAAGCCCCTCAAACATACCATGGAGGTATTAAAGCAAATTTCCGCCGATTGGGATCTAACCCGGCAGCTTGCGATTAACAGCGGGGATGAATTCGGGGAACTGGCAGAATTCTTCAATATTACTTTCGGAAAAATCAGGGAACTGCTCACGGTAATCAGGAATAAGGCCGGTTCCTTATCCGATACAGGCGCGGATTTGGCGTCCAATATGATAGAAACTGCAGCGGCGATTAACGAAATTACCGCGAATATTCAGAGCATGGAAGACCGCGCTGTAAGCCAGTCCTCGGGTGTAACCAAAACCACGAGCGCCATGGAACGGATCATGGTGAGCATCGGCCAGCTCAATGAGCATATCCTGGCCCAGTCCGACAGCGTATCCCAATCGTCGTCGGCTATCGAAGAGATGCTGGCGAATATACGCTCGGTGGCCGAAACCCTGGTTAAGAACAGCGAGAACGTCAATTCCCTGGCTGAATCCGCAAATGTGGGCAGGAACGATCTGCAAAAGGTGTCCGAGGACATTCAGGAGATTGCCCGTGAATCCGAAGGGCTCCTGGAAATCAACTCGGTGATAGACAATATCGCCAGCCAGACCAACCTCCTCTCCATGAACGCCGCCATTGAAGCGGCCCATGCAGGCGAATCGGGCAAGGGCTTTGCGGTTGTCGCCGACGAGATACGGAAGCTGGCGGAGTCCTCCTCAGAGCAGTCCAAAACCATCAGCACGGTGCTTAAAAAAATAAAGTCCTCCATTGATTCGATTACCCAATCCACCAATGTAGTCATCAAACGTTTTGAAGTAATTGAAAAGGAAGTGCGGATCGTATCGGATCAGGAGGCGGGCATACGCGGAGCGATGGAAGAACAGGAGACCGGCAGCCGCCAAATTTTGGAGGCCGTATCCAAATTGAACGAGCTTACCGCCAAGGTAAAACAGGGTTCCGAAGAAATGACCGCCGAAGGCCAGGGCGTGATGCGGCAGAGCAAGGATCTGGAAGGGATAGCCGCGGAGATGGCCAACGGCATGGAAGAAATGGCGAAAGGCGCGGAGCAGATCAACATCGCCGTTGTCCAGGTCAATGAAATAAGCGGAGAAAACAAAACCAACATCGATGCCTTGAACACAGAAGTGTCCAAGTTTAAGGTGGGATAA
- a CDS encoding flagellar biosynthesis anti-sigma factor FlgM, whose protein sequence is MTIGRIDSIDPIPPGKKPGQGSQVNEASQTDSISISSEAVEKAEMLRVMEMVNTAPDVRTDRVEELRAKINDPSYINDKVLDATADKIFDALFG, encoded by the coding sequence ATGACCATCGGCAGGATAGATTCTATTGATCCCATTCCCCCCGGCAAAAAGCCCGGACAGGGGAGCCAGGTCAATGAGGCTTCCCAGACCGACTCCATCAGCATCTCTTCGGAGGCTGTAGAGAAGGCCGAGATGCTCCGCGTTATGGAGATGGTGAACACCGCCCCTGATGTGCGCACAGATCGGGTTGAGGAACTCAGGGCCAAGATCAATGATCCCTCTTATATAAACGACAAGGTGCTGGACGCCACTGCGGACAAGATTTTTGATGCCCTCTTCGGCTAA
- a CDS encoding LacI family DNA-binding transcriptional regulator → MTVKEIAELASVSIGTVDRVLHKRGRVSVATKEKIEHIIEKYQFVPNPIARSLKQNRPYKICVFLPRRDQDAGYWGQVMDGIKPAIAELAPLGIVVEVVEFDRYGPGMFEAKAETVLKKEIDGLVFAPIMPQRTMPFVSRIHAKNIPYVFIDADIPGLNPLCTINQDSFRGGYLAGRLMHLMRGISDKPAAILNAHGGDYHITRRKEGFLSYTAEYGIPTITREQFTEQSAELSDMEIVDFLKIHPEISGVFITNCFAYRVVQAARKIGRERELIIIGYDLIPENRCLIKEGSINAVISQRPEYQGRESLMNLFRFLVLGQKIPEKIEIPLDVFIKENIID, encoded by the coding sequence ATGACGGTCAAAGAAATTGCCGAACTTGCCTCTGTGTCGATAGGAACGGTGGATCGTGTGCTCCATAAGCGGGGACGGGTTTCTGTTGCCACAAAAGAAAAAATTGAGCATATTATCGAAAAGTATCAATTTGTTCCGAATCCGATTGCCCGCAGCCTCAAGCAAAACCGTCCGTATAAAATTTGCGTATTTTTACCCCGCCGTGATCAGGACGCAGGCTATTGGGGCCAGGTGATGGACGGAATAAAACCTGCTATTGCCGAGCTGGCCCCGCTTGGCATAGTAGTTGAAGTGGTAGAATTTGATCGCTACGGGCCGGGAATGTTTGAAGCAAAAGCAGAGACAGTACTCAAAAAGGAAATTGACGGCCTTGTATTTGCGCCTATCATGCCCCAAAGAACGATGCCCTTTGTGTCCCGGATACACGCAAAGAATATTCCCTATGTCTTTATTGACGCCGATATACCGGGTCTTAATCCGCTTTGCACAATTAATCAGGATTCTTTTCGCGGCGGTTATTTGGCAGGAAGGCTGATGCATCTTATGCGGGGAATATCCGATAAACCTGCGGCGATTCTTAATGCCCATGGCGGGGACTACCACATTACCCGGAGAAAGGAAGGTTTTTTAAGTTATACCGCAGAATATGGAATACCAACGATAACAAGGGAACAGTTTACCGAACAGAGTGCCGAATTATCAGATATGGAAATTGTTGATTTCTTAAAAATACATCCGGAAATTTCAGGGGTTTTTATTACCAACTGTTTTGCCTACCGTGTCGTTCAGGCGGCAAGGAAAATCGGCAGGGAAAGGGAATTAATTATTATCGGCTACGATCTGATTCCCGAAAATCGCTGCCTGATAAAAGAAGGCAGCATTAACGCGGTCATTTCACAGCGGCCTGAGTATCAGGGCAGGGAATCTCTGATGAATTTATTCCGATTTCTTGTATTGGGTCAAAAAATTCCGGAAAAGATTGAAATACCTCTCGATGTATTTATTAAAGAAAATATTATTGATTGA
- a CDS encoding iron-containing alcohol dehydrogenase produces MADIVYKLDPEVLIGTDTVNRAGSIVSALGSRALVAAEQVLYENNSIGRLTSVLEDAGVEAILFDEIPAQATADVAENAADLARGARCDVIIGFGGLQTQSIARMAAIIAGSSLEVFDLLDGRKEEKKFIPYIAMPTMGHDPFLFADCFIAVDPRDRSVKLVRSPPGLCVSAIIDGGLSESPGGKLTPTAAFDGFCAAVESYCSSRSNFLSDALLEQSIALYSGMISSYAESSGFDLVSGITSAGFLLALGASISTPGIGTALAYALNGKFPVAKSWCATVLLPYVLERLVTARPEKMAKVAALLGEPVEGASVADSANMAVDSIRRRMGVLKVPARLKEFNLSLDKLAPVAEAARNLEFVAFSPWTVASEDAFDILKQAF; encoded by the coding sequence ATGGCGGATATTGTATACAAGCTTGATCCCGAAGTCCTCATCGGGACTGATACGGTGAACCGCGCCGGTTCTATCGTGAGTGCTCTTGGCAGCCGCGCCCTGGTTGCCGCAGAGCAGGTTCTTTACGAAAACAACTCCATAGGCCGTCTTACCTCAGTGCTCGAAGATGCCGGGGTAGAGGCCATTCTTTTTGACGAAATCCCCGCCCAGGCCACAGCCGATGTGGCCGAAAATGCCGCCGACCTTGCCCGTGGCGCCCGCTGTGACGTTATCATAGGCTTTGGAGGTTTGCAAACCCAGTCCATAGCCCGAATGGCTGCCATAATTGCGGGTTCGAGCCTCGAAGTTTTCGACCTCCTGGACGGCAGGAAAGAAGAAAAGAAATTTATCCCCTATATTGCCATGCCCACCATGGGCCATGACCCCTTCCTCTTTGCGGACTGTTTTATAGCCGTCGACCCCCGGGACCGCTCGGTAAAGCTTGTGCGATCCCCTCCGGGGCTTTGCGTTTCCGCTATTATAGACGGCGGCCTCTCCGAATCCCCTGGGGGGAAATTGACCCCCACCGCAGCCTTCGACGGCTTCTGTGCAGCTGTGGAATCCTATTGCTCCTCCCGCTCAAACTTCCTTTCCGATGCCCTTTTGGAACAGTCCATCGCCCTTTACAGCGGGATGATAAGCTCGTATGCGGAGAGCAGCGGTTTCGACCTTGTTTCCGGCATTACCAGCGCGGGCTTTCTGTTGGCTCTGGGGGCGTCCATTTCCACACCCGGGATTGGTACAGCCCTGGCATATGCGCTGAACGGCAAGTTCCCTGTAGCCAAGTCCTGGTGCGCCACAGTGCTGCTCCCCTATGTGCTCGAAAGGCTCGTAACCGCAAGGCCGGAGAAAATGGCAAAAGTGGCAGCCCTTTTGGGCGAGCCTGTTGAGGGGGCGTCGGTGGCGGATTCCGCGAATATGGCAGTGGATTCCATACGCCGCCGCATGGGTGTTTTAAAGGTGCCTGCGCGGCTCAAGGAATTCAACCTTTCGCTGGACAAGCTCGCGCCTGTGGCAGAGGCTGCGCGCAATCTGGAGTTTGTGGCTTTTTCCCCCTGGACAGTGGCTTCGGAGGATGCTTTTGATATTTTAAAACAGGCGTTTTGA
- a CDS encoding aldehyde dehydrogenase family protein, with amino-acid sequence MKPNFKSPYQLFINGKWKDASDGAVYDVFSPATGEKLASCAQATAADVDEAVVGAQKAFESWKKTSPAERAKVLTSIGDIINKNLEELAIIETLDNGKPIRESMNIDVPVAAEHYYYFSGAIQAEEGSAVMLDDQTLSLVLREPIGVVGQIVPWNFPLLIASWKIAPALASGCCVVIKPSSYTSLSLLRMAELIQEVVPPGVFNVITGSGSKAGEHMLKHPGFAKLAFTGSTEIGCRVADAAAEKLIPATLELGGKSANIYFDDCNFDKALDGLQMGILFNQGQVCAAGSRVFVQEGIYDKFVKAAAEAFNKIKVGDPLSSTTQMGALIYEDHLKDVLNYIEIGKREGARVIAGGERIMVGSFGKGFFLQPTLLAGVTNNMRVAQEEIFGPVAVITKFKTEEEAIRLANDSQYGLAGGVWTQDINRGIRVARAVETGRMWINMYNAVPAGAPFGGYKKSGIGRETHKVILEHYTQMKNIMISLAEGPSGFYPA; translated from the coding sequence ATGAAACCGAATTTTAAAAGCCCGTATCAGTTGTTTATCAATGGCAAATGGAAGGATGCTTCCGATGGAGCGGTCTACGATGTTTTCTCTCCCGCGACCGGGGAGAAGCTGGCTTCATGCGCCCAAGCGACTGCGGCAGATGTGGACGAGGCCGTTGTCGGGGCGCAAAAGGCCTTTGAATCATGGAAGAAGACCAGCCCGGCTGAACGGGCCAAGGTCCTTACCAGTATTGGGGACATCATCAATAAGAACCTGGAAGAATTGGCCATAATCGAAACCCTGGATAACGGCAAGCCCATCCGGGAATCCATGAATATTGACGTGCCGGTTGCGGCGGAACACTATTACTACTTTTCAGGGGCAATCCAGGCCGAAGAAGGCTCCGCCGTCATGCTGGATGATCAGACATTAAGTTTAGTGCTGCGTGAACCCATTGGAGTGGTGGGACAGATTGTGCCCTGGAACTTCCCCCTTCTTATTGCGTCCTGGAAAATAGCCCCTGCCCTTGCCTCGGGCTGCTGCGTGGTCATAAAGCCTTCAAGCTATACCAGCCTCAGCCTGCTCCGCATGGCGGAACTTATCCAGGAAGTAGTGCCTCCCGGAGTCTTTAATGTGATCACCGGTTCCGGTTCCAAAGCCGGGGAACATATGCTGAAGCATCCGGGCTTCGCCAAGCTCGCCTTTACAGGGTCCACCGAAATCGGCTGCCGTGTGGCTGATGCCGCTGCTGAAAAATTAATTCCCGCTACCCTCGAATTGGGGGGCAAATCGGCGAACATCTATTTTGACGACTGCAATTTTGACAAAGCCCTGGACGGCCTGCAAATGGGCATACTCTTTAACCAGGGCCAGGTCTGCGCCGCAGGTTCCCGTGTCTTTGTGCAGGAAGGGATCTACGACAAGTTTGTCAAAGCAGCGGCAGAAGCCTTCAACAAAATAAAAGTCGGCGACCCCTTGAGCTCCACCACCCAGATGGGCGCATTGATCTACGAAGACCACCTCAAGGATGTGCTGAATTATATCGAGATTGGCAAAAGGGAAGGCGCCAGGGTGATCGCAGGGGGCGAACGCATCATGGTGGGCAGTTTCGGCAAAGGCTTTTTCCTCCAGCCCACCCTCCTTGCGGGTGTGACCAACAATATGCGAGTCGCCCAGGAAGAAATTTTCGGCCCCGTGGCGGTGATCACCAAATTCAAAACTGAAGAAGAAGCGATCAGGCTTGCCAACGATTCCCAGTACGGATTGGCCGGCGGCGTCTGGACCCAGGATATCAACCGAGGCATCCGCGTCGCCCGGGCTGTTGAGACCGGCCGCATGTGGATCAATATGTACAACGCCGTTCCTGCGGGCGCCCCCTTTGGAGGCTACAAAAAATCCGGCATAGGCCGCGAAACCCACAAGGTCATTCTTGAACACTACACCCAGATGAAGAACATCATGATAAGCCTTGCCGAGGGACCTTCGGGATTCTATCCGGCATAG
- the rsmI gene encoding 16S rRNA (cytidine(1402)-2'-O)-methyltransferase, with the protein MATLYIIGTPIGNLGDLSFRAVETLKNADLVACEDTRQTLKLLSHFGISVKMLSCRAQNEEFAAEKVISALKEGKNVAYASDAGTPGLSDPGAVLARKAAEAGFEVIPIPGPSAFASLVSVAGGQDKSVVFEGFLSPKPGRRRARLKELLATGWGFVLYESPFRILKLLEDLADLDTERYICVGREMTKVHEEYLRGSAGKIHLTFLEKRDRNEVRGEFSVYVSGRNVNIVNYS; encoded by the coding sequence ATGGCTACTTTATATATTATCGGCACCCCGATTGGCAATTTGGGGGATTTAAGCTTTAGGGCGGTGGAAACCCTCAAAAACGCCGACCTTGTGGCTTGCGAGGATACCCGGCAGACCCTCAAACTCCTCAGCCACTTTGGAATTTCTGTCAAAATGCTTTCCTGCAGGGCGCAAAACGAGGAATTTGCTGCGGAAAAGGTTATTTCAGCCTTAAAAGAGGGGAAAAATGTGGCTTATGCCAGCGATGCGGGCACCCCGGGCCTCAGCGATCCCGGGGCGGTGCTTGCCAGGAAGGCGGCCGAAGCGGGTTTTGAGGTTATCCCTATACCGGGGCCTTCGGCTTTCGCTTCCCTGGTAAGTGTGGCGGGAGGGCAGGATAAAAGCGTCGTTTTCGAAGGGTTCTTGTCGCCAAAGCCGGGGCGGAGGAGGGCCAGGCTCAAGGAGCTTTTGGCGACCGGCTGGGGCTTTGTTTTATACGAATCGCCCTTCAGAATCCTCAAGCTTTTGGAGGATTTAGCCGATCTTGATACTGAACGGTACATCTGCGTTGGGAGGGAGATGACCAAGGTTCACGAGGAGTACCTCCGGGGCTCTGCGGGGAAAATTCACTTGACTTTTCTTGAGAAACGTGATAGGAATGAAGTTCGGGGCGAGTTTTCTGTATATGTGTCCGGCAGAAACGTGAATATTGTAAACTATTCATAG
- a CDS encoding CsgG/HfaB family protein, translating to MKKWVLGVLLLGCAVFAFAQDAVVLDTAIGNSASYMAERLPKGVQVVVLNFNAPTVEMSNYAIDELAAGIANDGRLTVVDRRNLELLQQEMDFQLSGEVSDETAQAIGRKLGAQFILSGSITPLGNVHRIRLQAIHVETARIQTVFTANVKQDSVLAALLKGTPVAAASSAQPGASSASGAHSSSYSGDDAWKNKWLYLGARIGGAARFYNFSDSALNGMTTFNGTLYHINSKVNPDYTSGNFEIAFQVTAQIIPLLALQTEFIVARDKAVTDYNVTVVNQINIIQGTYSPKNTFDSTTLSIPLLAKLTFKPGNFLIAPLAASHLMCLWGKWIRQWNQAALLKAILLIIPSPLVMWPGLILVINLGRACFFSISGQPGISNI from the coding sequence ATGAAAAAGTGGGTGTTAGGGGTTCTATTGCTGGGCTGCGCGGTTTTCGCTTTTGCCCAGGATGCTGTTGTTCTTGATACCGCTATAGGCAATTCCGCATCTTATATGGCCGAGCGGCTCCCCAAGGGAGTACAGGTGGTAGTGCTCAACTTTAACGCCCCAACAGTGGAAATGTCCAATTATGCTATTGATGAGTTGGCAGCAGGCATTGCCAATGACGGCAGGCTTACCGTTGTGGATCGCCGCAACCTGGAACTGCTCCAGCAGGAAATGGATTTCCAGCTTTCCGGTGAAGTGAGCGACGAGACAGCCCAGGCCATAGGACGCAAGCTAGGCGCCCAATTCATCCTGTCAGGTTCCATCACCCCCCTGGGGAATGTGCACCGGATAAGGCTCCAGGCTATCCATGTAGAAACCGCCAGAATTCAAACCGTGTTTACCGCCAATGTCAAACAGGATTCGGTCCTGGCTGCCCTGCTAAAAGGAACCCCTGTGGCTGCTGCCTCTTCAGCCCAGCCGGGCGCTAGTTCAGCTTCCGGAGCCCATTCTTCTTCATATTCAGGCGATGACGCCTGGAAAAACAAATGGCTTTACCTGGGCGCGCGCATAGGCGGTGCGGCGCGGTTTTATAATTTTTCTGATAGCGCATTGAATGGAATGACTACATTTAATGGTACTTTATACCATATAAATTCTAAGGTGAACCCTGACTACACAAGCGGAAATTTTGAGATTGCTTTTCAAGTTACTGCACAAATTATACCGCTCCTTGCCCTGCAGACTGAATTTATTGTAGCTAGGGATAAAGCGGTTACAGATTATAATGTTACAGTAGTAAATCAAATTAATATTATTCAAGGAACATATAGCCCGAAGAATACTTTTGATTCGACAACCCTCTCAATACCCCTTCTGGCCAAGCTGACATTTAAGCCGGGGAATTTTCTAATAGCCCCCTTGGCGGCATCTCATTTAATGTGCCTATGGGGCAAATGGATCAGACAATGGAATCAGGCGGCGCTTCTCAAAGCAATTCTTTTGATTATTCCCTCTCCCCTGGTTATGTGGCCGGGATTGATTTTGGTTATAAACTTGGGCCGGGCGTGTTTTTTCTCGATATCAGGGCAGCCGGGGATTTCAAATATATAG
- a CDS encoding aminopeptidase produces the protein MRSPLFSLLPVLAGACLILAGAGLLSGCYTLKQGSAMLGYLGRAVPLEDLLEDTGQEGAGTEDAKKNRLFAEQVVDIRRFAMDELGLKESKNYTRYVELDRDYLAAVVSASAKDSFTTHEWWFPVVGKVPYKGFFNPDDARKEAKKLQKKELDVWIRGVDAFSTLGWFKDPLYSYMKEYPLHDLADLIIHELLHATVYLKSYSRFNEQLAEFVGTEGARLYMEKAAAGADDTNDTNDADIKADRAAYIAFIQGLITELNTVYQSGISREEKLARKAEIITATQALFEENYESMFKTENYRGFSKLQVNNAYLELYSLYYEEDTYFKDLYERSGRDLPAFINAAKLLKGKGDPKEEFEKLLDKER, from the coding sequence GTGCGCAGCCCCCTCTTTTCGCTTTTGCCGGTATTGGCAGGCGCCTGTCTCATTCTGGCAGGCGCGGGCCTTCTCTCAGGCTGTTACACCCTGAAGCAAGGGAGCGCCATGCTGGGTTACCTCGGCAGGGCTGTTCCCCTGGAAGATCTTCTTGAGGATACCGGTCAGGAAGGGGCGGGTACAGAAGACGCGAAAAAGAACCGCCTCTTTGCAGAACAGGTTGTGGATATACGCCGCTTTGCCATGGACGAGCTTGGATTAAAAGAAAGCAAAAATTACACCCGCTATGTTGAGCTTGACCGCGATTATCTCGCGGCGGTGGTTTCGGCTTCCGCAAAAGATTCTTTTACCACCCACGAGTGGTGGTTCCCTGTGGTTGGCAAAGTCCCCTATAAAGGCTTTTTCAATCCCGACGACGCCCGCAAAGAGGCAAAGAAACTGCAAAAGAAGGAGCTCGATGTGTGGATCAGGGGCGTGGACGCCTTCAGCACCCTCGGCTGGTTCAAAGATCCCCTCTACTCTTACATGAAGGAATATCCTCTGCATGATTTAGCAGACCTCATCATCCATGAGCTGCTCCATGCTACAGTGTACCTCAAGAGTTATTCCCGGTTTAACGAACAATTGGCGGAGTTTGTAGGCACTGAGGGGGCGAGGCTTTACATGGAGAAAGCAGCGGCCGGAGCGGATGACACTAATGATACCAATGATGCAGACATTAAAGCGGACAGGGCCGCATATATCGCGTTTATTCAGGGACTTATCACGGAGCTTAATACGGTCTACCAAAGCGGTATTTCGCGGGAAGAAAAACTTGCGCGCAAGGCGGAGATTATTACCGCTACCCAGGCGCTGTTTGAAGAAAATTACGAGAGCATGTTCAAAACCGAAAATTACCGGGGATTTTCCAAGCTGCAGGTGAACAATGCATATCTTGAACTTTACAGCCTTTATTATGAGGAAGATACGTATTTCAAGGATCTTTATGAGCGCAGCGGAAGGGATCTTCCGGCTTTTATTAATGCTGCGAAGTTGCTTAAGGGGAAGGGCGATCCAAAGGAAGAATTTGAAAAACTATTGGATAAAGAACGATGA